GCTTTTACTATGGCCAAACAACAACGATTAGAAAAGCTGTTGGAAAATAATCCTTTGGTATTATACAAGGGTAgggttataaaaaaattatcatgtccaagaataaaaaattcaGGAAGAAACAATGTAGGAAAAATAACTGTTCGTCATAGAGGTGGAGGTCATGCCCAGAGATTACGATTTATTGATTTTAAAAGATCaagaaaagatatatatagcaCTGTATTACGAATAGAATATGACCCATCCCGAAGTGCACATATAGCATTGATTCAATATGAGGATGgtgtattatcatatatattagcTCCTCTTTTATTAAGACCAGGAGATAAAATTATAGCAAGCAAGTATGCAAATATTAACCCTGGAAATTCTTTACCATTACAAAATATACCTGTCGGAAgtattattcataatattgaAATGAGACCAGGAGCAGGGGGGCAGTTAATACGGGCAGCTGGTACATACGCTACAATAATTAGTAAAGACAATGAATATGCAacaattaaattaaaatctACTGAGATTAGAAAATTTCCTTTACAATGTTGGGCAACAATTGGACAAGTCTCCAATTTAGAAAGACATATGAGGATTTTAGGAAAAGCAGGGGTTAATAGGTGGTTAGGAAAAAGACCAGTCGTTAGAGGAGTTGCTATGAACCCTTCAAAACATCCACATGGAGGAGGTACTAGTAAGAAACATACCAAAAGACCTAAGTGTTCCTTATGGGGCATATGTAGAGATGGATATAAAACAAGGAGTAAAAAAAAACCTCTTGG
This Plasmodium falciparum 3D7 genome assembly, chromosome: 11 DNA region includes the following protein-coding sequences:
- a CDS encoding 50S ribosomal protein L2, putative, translated to MNGLQFLLRINKNIIRRFSSLYSPNIKKNVPDYIDFETFYPKKEIKPDIMTAFTMAKQQRLEKLLENNPLVLYKGRVIKKLSCPRIKNSGRNNVGKITVRHRGGGHAQRLRFIDFKRSRKDIYSTVLRIEYDPSRSAHIALIQYEDGVLSYILAPLLLRPGDKIIASKYANINPGNSLPLQNIPVGSIIHNIEMRPGAGGQLIRAAGTYATIISKDNEYATIKLKSTEIRKFPLQCWATIGQVSNLERHMRILGKAGVNRWLGKRPVVRGVAMNPSKHPHGGGTSKKHTKRPKCSLWGICRDGYKTRSKKKPLGLIIRRNICGRLQKKYGVKS